One genomic region from Sphingobacterium sp. UGAL515B_05 encodes:
- a CDS encoding VF530 family DNA-binding protein: MQEQINNPLHGKRLDTIIEYLVEYYGWEELGQRISIRCFNDNPSVKSSLTFLRKTPWAREKVEQLYVKTLLKK; encoded by the coding sequence ATGCAAGAACAAATTAATAATCCATTACACGGAAAAAGGCTCGACACCATCATTGAATATTTAGTGGAGTACTATGGTTGGGAAGAATTGGGACAACGCATATCCATTCGATGCTTCAATGACAACCCGAGCGTCAAATCTTCCCTAACTTTCTTAAGGAAAACACCTTGGGCTAGAGAGAAGGTCGAACAGCTCTATGTAAAAACCTTGTTGAAGAAATAA
- a CDS encoding KTSC domain-containing protein, with protein MKKIADYRKLLNVEKSVDLKTLKSTYRTIMKECHPDKFVNDEEGRLAAEQKSVEMIEAYHFLVSICPETLEQQLPIYTETITNSGIQDIDWKAQILTVTFHDGSQYEYFGVQRNDYIKFVNADSLGRFARRHIFHSYPYRNVLKTATVA; from the coding sequence ATGAAAAAAATTGCCGACTACCGGAAGTTACTTAACGTAGAGAAATCTGTGGATCTTAAAACCCTGAAATCTACCTACCGGACAATCATGAAAGAATGTCATCCCGATAAATTTGTCAATGATGAAGAAGGTCGTTTGGCTGCAGAGCAAAAAAGTGTGGAAATGATTGAAGCCTACCATTTCCTGGTAAGCATCTGTCCTGAAACATTAGAGCAACAGTTGCCGATCTACACGGAAACAATTACCAATTCTGGTATTCAGGATATTGACTGGAAAGCACAAATATTGACAGTCACTTTTCACGACGGCAGTCAATATGAATATTTCGGTGTTCAGCGGAATGACTATATTAAATTTGTCAACGCAGATTCTTTAGGTCGATTTGCCCGTAGACACATCTTCCATTCTTATCCTTACCGCAATGTATTAAAGACTGCGACAGTTGCTTAA
- a CDS encoding FecR family protein, with translation MNKELLERYIIGETSEIENIMIHDWLEEDANNKEEYIKMKKMWDSLPKPLDFPDVNVDKAWADFKVVRDKRAAEAAVIPPKKTSVLQWSWWLAASILVFCAVGFYVFDQSHREEMFLSSMEQVRQDSLPDGSVVTLNKNTELAYSSRWTNKNRNVALKRGEVFFQVHKDKKHPFVIETGKTKITVLGTSFNVRRTSDATEVIVATGLVKVGYANKEVFLRPQQMITIRDSDTIKVGKEPVKDQFYKYYVDRLFDFENTPLQRVVELLNQAYAYKIIIDHPADQKLLLTAKFEQNSLTEILKVISSTFGLKVNVKGREIHLTR, from the coding sequence ATGAATAAGGAACTGTTAGAAAGATATATCATTGGTGAGACCAGTGAAATAGAGAATATCATGATACACGATTGGTTAGAAGAAGACGCTAACAATAAGGAGGAGTACATAAAAATGAAAAAAATGTGGGATAGTTTGCCCAAACCCCTGGATTTTCCTGATGTGAACGTGGATAAGGCTTGGGCTGACTTCAAAGTTGTGCGAGATAAAAGAGCGGCAGAAGCTGCGGTAATCCCCCCAAAAAAGACTTCTGTACTTCAATGGAGCTGGTGGTTAGCAGCAAGTATCTTGGTCTTTTGTGCTGTAGGATTCTATGTGTTTGATCAATCTCATCGTGAGGAAATGTTTCTTTCGAGTATGGAGCAAGTACGACAAGATTCCTTACCTGATGGTTCGGTAGTTACCTTAAATAAAAATACGGAGCTGGCTTATTCAAGCAGATGGACCAATAAAAATAGAAATGTGGCATTGAAGAGAGGGGAAGTGTTTTTCCAGGTTCACAAGGATAAAAAACATCCCTTTGTCATTGAGACAGGTAAAACCAAAATTACGGTATTGGGCACCAGTTTTAATGTACGCCGAACATCAGATGCGACGGAAGTTATTGTTGCTACAGGATTGGTTAAAGTCGGTTATGCAAATAAGGAAGTCTTTTTGCGACCACAACAAATGATTACAATCCGGGATAGTGATACAATAAAAGTAGGAAAGGAACCTGTCAAGGATCAATTTTATAAATATTATGTGGATCGTCTGTTTGATTTTGAGAATACCCCATTACAGCGTGTTGTTGAGTTGCTAAATCAAGCTTATGCATATAAGATTATTATTGACCATCCTGCTGATCAGAAATTATTATTGACAGCAAAATTCGAACAAAATAGTTTAACTGAAATTTTGAAAGTCATTTCTAGCACATTTGGATTAAAAGTAAATGTGAAAGGCAGAGAGATTCATCTGACGAGGTGA
- a CDS encoding RNA polymerase sigma-70 factor: MSENKEKNFEQLFRAHYKELHRYAYRYLGDSDVAEEVVQQVFLRLWERDWEEQIHTSLKAYLYRAIYNESMNVLKKEQRKLKYQSHEQHRQDFVPAVDESTRDLNEKLQVALAELPEKSRTVFELSRFQEMKYKDIAVTLDLSIKTVEGHMSKALKHLRIELMDYLTLIICFLIYTL; encoded by the coding sequence ATGTCGGAAAATAAAGAAAAGAATTTTGAGCAGCTTTTTCGGGCGCACTACAAAGAGTTACATCGTTATGCCTACCGGTATCTAGGCGATAGTGATGTAGCGGAAGAGGTTGTGCAACAGGTGTTTTTGCGTCTTTGGGAACGCGACTGGGAGGAGCAGATACATACTTCATTAAAAGCGTATTTATATCGGGCTATTTATAATGAAAGTATGAATGTGCTGAAAAAAGAGCAACGTAAGCTAAAATATCAATCTCACGAACAGCATAGACAGGATTTTGTACCTGCGGTTGATGAAAGTACGCGGGATTTGAACGAAAAGCTACAGGTCGCATTGGCGGAATTACCTGAAAAAAGTCGGACGGTCTTTGAGTTAAGCCGTTTTCAGGAAATGAAATATAAGGATATCGCAGTAACCTTGGATCTGTCGATAAAAACTGTTGAGGGACATATGAGCAAGGCACTGAAGCATTTGCGTATCGAACTTATGGATTATTTAACATTGATTATTTGCTTTCTTATCTATACGCTATGA
- a CDS encoding porin family protein yields the protein MKTTFKVALLGLTLLGIAGTTQAQDITYGLQVGSNYHMSSFGNKSVKDNNGKVGVSVAGFARIGDRVFFQPGIGASLLRKEYTFENVQKTPKFYQINLPLQVGYKFLENGDFNLRGLLGPQLNYDVKTVKSSATTDYKKFSFDGRVGIGVDISRLTLDAYYSHGFTNIDKTLDAKNKTIGIMVGYKF from the coding sequence ATGAAAACAACATTCAAAGTAGCCCTGTTGGGATTGACATTATTAGGAATTGCAGGTACTACACAAGCGCAAGATATCACTTATGGTTTACAGGTCGGAAGCAACTATCATATGAGTTCCTTTGGTAACAAGTCTGTCAAAGATAATAATGGCAAAGTCGGCGTATCTGTAGCAGGATTTGCCCGTATAGGAGATCGCGTTTTCTTCCAGCCCGGAATCGGTGCCAGTCTGTTACGTAAAGAATATACCTTCGAAAATGTGCAGAAAACACCTAAATTCTATCAAATAAATCTACCACTACAGGTCGGTTATAAATTTTTGGAAAACGGCGACTTCAACCTCCGTGGGCTATTGGGACCGCAGTTAAACTATGATGTAAAAACAGTGAAGTCCAGCGCAACTACCGATTATAAGAAATTTTCATTTGATGGTAGAGTCGGGATCGGTGTAGATATCAGCCGCCTTACATTAGATGCTTATTACAGCCATGGTTTTACGAATATCGACAAGACCTTAGATGCAAAAAATAAAACAATCGGCATTATGGTCGGTTACAAGTTCTAA
- a CDS encoding DUF5107 domain-containing protein produces the protein MKKWIMLWAMGSCVPGVFAQHPAKVSELKKRYVTYPFTDPDPIASAQKLYPYFRFDGFTNTAIEKDWKTVILENDYIRVQVMPEIGGKIWSAYDKVNKRDYIYNNGVVKFRDIAMRGPWTSGGIEANYGIIGHTPNTSTPVDYLTQENADGSVSCFIHAYDMLSRSNWTLEIRLEKDKGYFSTRSFWYNANAVEQPYYTWMNLGVAAGQDLKFLYPGNQYIGHDGDAHAWPIDSQGRDLSNYSENAFGSSKSYHVLGAHSNAFGVYYTDHNYGMARYALREDKLGKKIFLWSQAGDGKIWENLLTDQSGQYVEIQSGRLFNQNVPSSSQTPFKQLGFAPYQSDSWTEYWMPFSGIGKPKEIQLSAAIQIKRENNKLFLDLDPKRPLKDSIYVLDSIGTVLNRSFIEAQLGEPTRLSLMVATDSRPSYLKLGQDYFNLRTDTSWSKLNRPTVISAEVSSDTGQTKLLEIRDLIRFRQYTLAEVKLKELIQHGATSQTYLEMAKLAWFKMEYQQCYAYARQALSMDTYDAQANYYYGLAAIKLKKDNDALDGFEVASLNPTWRSASYVQMAKYYYRIKQYERAGDYITKAVVANPLNIDALQMDVLVQRKRGAVTDRLSHQTILQYDPFNAFLQFEEKKTFSSRQEFAAEKLMELAIWYADLGEFESATDLLRSGQKNTEALIWLAWLTRSNKSISQEWLNRATQSKPAFVFPFREESNQVFQWAKKENSKSWTIDYLTALLYRFRNQPQKAREILSAVTQEPTDFAAYYALKSSLQDTSRKDLAVQMMQQATLMEPQEWRYGLHLVELLNNSQSYKEALKVSTAYHRKFPKNYILTLAQVRTLLLGKEYMRAEKELEEVTILPFEGATEGHRYYVQTKLMLAYQFILEKKYNEAKLKIAESRLWPMNLGVGEPYADEKNEILADWLELHLQQGNNQGNPDLLKKIAQSKPSKNRYELMLRELAEEQLKLSKGEGSAAKKDDLKGMIPSDHDLFKRIKEGTLASYWPVLIRNIYFEQDQRLF, from the coding sequence ATGAAAAAGTGGATTATGTTATGGGCAATGGGCAGCTGTGTGCCAGGAGTTTTTGCACAGCATCCGGCAAAGGTTTCTGAGCTTAAGAAACGTTATGTAACCTATCCCTTTACGGATCCGGATCCCATAGCTTCAGCTCAAAAGTTGTATCCTTATTTCCGCTTTGACGGTTTTACAAATACGGCTATTGAAAAGGACTGGAAAACCGTTATCCTGGAAAACGATTATATTCGGGTACAGGTGATGCCAGAGATCGGTGGGAAAATTTGGTCGGCCTATGATAAGGTCAATAAGCGGGACTATATTTACAATAATGGCGTTGTGAAATTTAGGGATATTGCCATGCGGGGACCATGGACGAGTGGTGGTATCGAAGCGAATTATGGTATTATTGGACACACGCCCAATACTTCTACCCCGGTCGATTACCTTACGCAGGAAAATGCGGATGGAAGCGTAAGTTGCTTTATCCACGCTTATGATATGCTGAGCCGTAGTAACTGGACCTTGGAGATCCGATTAGAAAAAGACAAAGGTTATTTTTCTACACGCTCCTTTTGGTATAATGCCAATGCGGTTGAACAACCTTATTATACCTGGATGAATCTGGGTGTTGCTGCGGGACAAGATCTGAAGTTTTTGTATCCCGGAAATCAATATATCGGTCATGATGGCGATGCGCATGCCTGGCCTATCGATAGCCAGGGACGTGATCTTTCTAACTATAGCGAGAATGCTTTTGGTAGTTCTAAATCATATCATGTATTGGGCGCGCATAGTAATGCTTTTGGGGTTTACTATACAGATCATAATTATGGAATGGCCCGTTATGCCCTCCGTGAAGATAAGTTAGGGAAAAAGATATTTCTTTGGTCGCAGGCTGGAGATGGCAAGATTTGGGAAAATTTATTGACTGATCAGAGTGGGCAATATGTGGAAATCCAAAGTGGACGTCTGTTCAATCAAAATGTTCCTTCCAGCAGCCAGACCCCCTTTAAACAACTTGGATTTGCGCCTTATCAAAGTGACAGCTGGACGGAATACTGGATGCCATTTTCAGGGATAGGAAAACCGAAGGAGATACAACTGTCAGCAGCAATTCAGATAAAACGTGAGAACAATAAGCTATTCTTGGATCTTGATCCAAAGCGACCTTTAAAAGATAGTATATATGTGCTTGATAGCATAGGTACTGTATTAAATCGAAGTTTTATTGAAGCCCAATTGGGCGAACCTACCAGATTATCCTTGATGGTAGCAACCGACTCAAGACCTAGCTATCTGAAATTGGGGCAGGATTATTTTAATCTCAGAACGGATACATCTTGGTCAAAACTGAATAGACCTACTGTAATTTCAGCGGAAGTAAGCTCAGATACGGGGCAGACCAAATTATTGGAGATACGTGATCTCATTCGCTTCAGGCAATATACGCTTGCGGAAGTAAAATTAAAGGAGCTGATCCAGCATGGCGCTACTTCGCAGACCTACCTTGAAATGGCCAAACTGGCCTGGTTTAAAATGGAATATCAGCAATGTTATGCCTATGCCCGGCAAGCATTGTCTATGGATACTTATGATGCACAGGCAAATTATTACTATGGTTTGGCAGCGATTAAGCTAAAAAAAGATAACGATGCTTTAGATGGTTTTGAAGTCGCGTCATTAAATCCAACTTGGCGAAGTGCTTCCTATGTGCAAATGGCCAAATATTACTATCGGATTAAACAATATGAACGTGCAGGAGATTATATCACAAAAGCTGTGGTGGCCAATCCGCTAAATATAGATGCCTTGCAGATGGACGTGTTGGTTCAGCGCAAAAGAGGAGCTGTAACAGATCGTCTTTCCCATCAGACAATTCTCCAATATGATCCGTTTAATGCCTTTCTCCAATTTGAGGAAAAGAAGACATTTTCATCCAGGCAAGAGTTTGCCGCTGAAAAGCTGATGGAACTGGCGATATGGTATGCTGATCTTGGAGAGTTTGAATCGGCCACCGATCTACTCCGTTCGGGACAGAAGAATACGGAAGCTTTAATTTGGCTCGCTTGGCTGACGCGATCGAATAAGTCGATCAGTCAGGAATGGTTAAATCGGGCAACGCAAAGTAAGCCGGCTTTTGTCTTCCCATTTCGAGAAGAAAGTAACCAAGTATTCCAATGGGCAAAAAAAGAGAACAGTAAAAGTTGGACTATCGATTATCTGACTGCACTATTGTATCGTTTCAGAAATCAACCCCAAAAAGCAAGAGAAATTTTGTCGGCAGTAACGCAGGAGCCAACAGATTTTGCGGCCTATTATGCGCTGAAATCAAGTTTGCAAGATACGAGCCGCAAAGATCTGGCGGTACAGATGATGCAGCAGGCAACCTTGATGGAACCACAAGAATGGCGATATGGGCTACATTTGGTGGAGCTCCTAAACAATAGTCAGTCTTATAAAGAAGCCCTTAAGGTGAGTACAGCATATCATCGCAAATTTCCGAAGAATTATATACTAACCTTAGCACAGGTACGTACATTGTTATTGGGGAAAGAATACATGCGGGCTGAGAAAGAATTGGAAGAGGTGACCATACTTCCATTTGAAGGTGCAACTGAAGGCCATCGGTATTATGTACAGACCAAATTAATGTTGGCCTACCAATTTATCCTTGAAAAGAAATATAATGAGGCAAAGTTGAAAATTGCGGAATCGAGATTATGGCCCATGAATTTGGGTGTTGGGGAGCCTTATGCCGATGAAAAAAATGAAATATTGGCCGACTGGCTTGAACTGCATTTGCAGCAAGGGAATAATCAGGGAAATCCAGATCTTTTGAAAAAAATTGCCCAGAGTAAACCTTCAAAAAACAGGTATGAACTGATGCTTCGTGAACTTGCAGAAGAACAATTAAAGCTGTCGAAAGGGGAGGGATCTGCCGCGAAGAAGGATGATTTAAAAGGAATGATTCCTTCGGATCATGATCTTTTCAAGCGGATTAAAGAAGGAACCCTTGCAAGTTATTGGCCTGTATTGATCCGAAATATCTATTTTGAACAGGATCAACGGTTATTCTGA
- a CDS encoding glycoside hydrolase domain-containing protein codes for MKKRTASYKLAIILAVSLCANSARAQLTYPPETQKWEADQLGNHRAVLQVNTDQKEVQVTIPWRNRWVEANQQIIIVDSASNKQIAPSSYLWMNTESGGLRFKPISGKGVYYVYYLPYQMGGRSRNYPDAIYLKNAVSAPAKVAQHGAGNSKGVTVARFDAVDKYNSNDPMELIASTEEVRGFVSRNANAAYYLFPELREFPIKMESNLPQRWLMKGKAMTKLQGTGQKGEFYAFQLGVWSPKQDLHEIQISFSDFKASDGAIIPANSLNCINTQGTDYTGKAMALQVDIPKDKVQALWCGIQIPEVTASGTYHGVVTVKPKNTAAKQVNVEIRVSDAPGDISGVDQPWKMTRLPWLNSTLAQKNTVVAPYTAIELKADSTLHILGREVKLHASGFPKQISTFFTPELTEISSKANNLLFEPLHFHFYSASDGKEIQLKPSGIRFETKSDGEYSWTAKNESSDLTMEVEGKLEFDGYMHYVVKLTALKDLSLKDATMHIPMMPDKTDYFMGLGQKGGKRPEQLTWKWDVAHKNQDGGWIGAVDAGLQFSLRDEHYSRPLNTNFYLQKPLVLPQSWGNENKGGIDIGLKGKSVLVNSYSGARELKKGDVLYYNFNLLITPFHPINTEAQWNERYYHAYKPVDSVVASGSNVINIHHGNEINPYINYPFIATKEMKQYIDQAHDKGLKVKIYNTVREVSNRVYELYPLRSLGTEVFSPGKGGGYSWLQEHVGKNYIAAWYVPQFKDAAIINSGMNRWHNYYVEGMNWLVDHIGIDGIYLDDVAFDRVTMKRIKRVLTKNGKPGLIDLHSANQYNKSDGFNNSANLYLEHFPYINRLWFGEYFDYENNQPDFFLTEVSGIPFGLMGEMLQDGGNPWRGMLYGMTNRMPYQKLTPADLWRAWDQFGIKGSKMIGYWSPNIPVKTDHDKVLTTVYSRPGKAMVAIASWADGDVDVKLAIDWGKLGIDAGKAKLSAPLIPNFQKGAEYKLGDAIPVEKNKGLLLIIE; via the coding sequence ATGAAAAAAAGAACAGCCTCTTATAAGCTGGCAATTATCCTTGCCGTATCCTTATGCGCAAACTCGGCCCGGGCGCAATTGACCTATCCTCCGGAAACACAAAAATGGGAAGCGGACCAGCTGGGTAATCATCGAGCAGTGCTGCAGGTAAACACGGATCAGAAGGAGGTGCAGGTTACTATTCCGTGGCGAAATCGCTGGGTTGAGGCAAATCAGCAAATTATTATCGTCGACAGCGCCAGCAATAAGCAGATCGCACCCAGCTCTTATCTTTGGATGAATACGGAATCTGGTGGACTACGGTTTAAGCCAATTTCCGGGAAGGGCGTTTACTATGTCTATTATTTACCGTATCAGATGGGTGGCCGCAGCCGCAATTATCCGGATGCAATTTATCTTAAAAATGCCGTTTCAGCACCAGCGAAAGTAGCACAACATGGAGCAGGGAACTCAAAAGGAGTTACTGTTGCACGCTTTGATGCTGTAGATAAATACAATAGTAATGATCCGATGGAACTGATCGCGAGTACCGAAGAAGTGCGAGGCTTTGTGAGCAGGAATGCGAATGCCGCATATTATCTTTTTCCTGAACTGCGGGAGTTTCCGATTAAGATGGAAAGCAATCTTCCGCAACGCTGGCTTATGAAAGGTAAAGCCATGACTAAGTTGCAGGGCACAGGGCAGAAAGGTGAATTTTATGCATTTCAACTCGGGGTATGGTCTCCAAAGCAGGACCTCCATGAAATCCAAATTTCTTTCTCGGATTTTAAAGCAAGTGATGGGGCTATTATTCCCGCGAATAGCCTGAATTGTATCAATACCCAAGGTACGGATTATACCGGCAAAGCAATGGCACTCCAGGTTGATATACCAAAAGATAAAGTTCAAGCCCTGTGGTGCGGTATACAGATTCCGGAGGTTACTGCAAGTGGAACCTACCATGGCGTAGTCACGGTGAAACCTAAAAATACAGCAGCGAAACAGGTCAATGTGGAAATAAGGGTTTCAGATGCTCCAGGTGATATATCCGGTGTTGATCAACCATGGAAAATGACGCGACTACCATGGCTCAATTCGACATTGGCCCAAAAAAACACAGTGGTTGCGCCTTATACAGCTATTGAATTAAAAGCGGACTCTACCTTACATATTTTAGGCCGCGAGGTGAAACTCCATGCGAGTGGTTTTCCAAAACAGATCAGCACGTTTTTTACGCCTGAATTGACTGAAATATCGTCCAAGGCGAATAACCTCTTATTCGAACCGCTTCATTTTCATTTTTATAGTGCTTCAGACGGAAAGGAAATTCAACTTAAACCAAGCGGGATCCGATTTGAAACCAAAAGTGACGGTGAATATAGTTGGACAGCCAAAAATGAGTCTTCCGATCTGACAATGGAAGTAGAGGGTAAATTGGAATTTGATGGCTATATGCATTATGTGGTCAAGCTCACGGCGCTAAAGGACCTGTCATTAAAAGATGCCACGATGCATATCCCGATGATGCCCGATAAGACGGATTATTTTATGGGACTCGGGCAAAAGGGAGGAAAGAGGCCCGAACAGCTTACCTGGAAATGGGATGTAGCCCATAAAAATCAGGATGGTGGTTGGATAGGTGCTGTAGATGCCGGACTCCAGTTTTCACTCCGTGACGAGCATTATTCTCGGCCGCTCAATACGAATTTTTATCTTCAAAAGCCGCTTGTGCTGCCACAGTCCTGGGGTAATGAAAATAAAGGGGGAATTGATATTGGCCTGAAAGGAAAATCGGTTTTGGTAAATAGTTACAGCGGAGCCCGTGAACTCAAAAAAGGCGATGTGCTTTATTACAATTTTAACCTGCTAATTACCCCTTTTCACCCGATCAATACGGAAGCACAATGGAATGAACGGTATTACCATGCCTATAAACCCGTTGATTCTGTTGTTGCAAGTGGATCTAATGTCATCAATATCCATCATGGAAATGAAATAAATCCATATATCAATTATCCGTTTATTGCGACAAAAGAAATGAAGCAATATATCGATCAGGCGCATGATAAGGGCTTAAAGGTCAAGATCTACAATACCGTTCGTGAGGTTTCAAATCGGGTTTATGAGCTCTATCCATTGCGTAGCCTGGGCACTGAGGTGTTTTCACCTGGAAAAGGAGGCGGATATTCCTGGTTGCAGGAGCATGTGGGTAAAAATTATATCGCTGCATGGTATGTTCCTCAATTTAAAGACGCGGCTATTATCAATAGCGGAATGAATAGATGGCACAATTATTACGTCGAAGGTATGAATTGGCTGGTAGATCATATCGGTATCGATGGGATTTATTTGGATGATGTTGCCTTCGATCGGGTAACCATGAAAAGAATAAAACGTGTACTGACAAAAAATGGCAAACCTGGTCTAATCGATTTGCATTCGGCAAATCAATATAATAAAAGTGATGGATTCAATAATAGTGCGAATCTGTATCTGGAGCATTTTCCGTACATCAATAGATTATGGTTTGGTGAATACTTTGACTACGAGAATAACCAACCTGATTTTTTCCTTACCGAGGTGAGCGGCATTCCGTTTGGTTTAATGGGTGAAATGCTACAGGATGGTGGAAATCCTTGGCGGGGTATGCTCTATGGCATGACCAATAGGATGCCTTACCAAAAATTGACACCTGCTGATCTATGGAGAGCGTGGGATCAATTTGGTATCAAAGGGAGTAAAATGATAGGTTATTGGTCGCCAAATATTCCTGTTAAAACCGATCATGATAAGGTTCTTACAACTGTTTATAGCCGTCCGGGCAAGGCGATGGTAGCTATCGCTAGCTGGGCGGATGGTGATGTGGATGTAAAATTGGCCATTGACTGGGGAAAATTGGGGATTGATGCTGGAAAGGCAAAATTATCCGCACCACTCATCCCTAATTTTCAAAAGGGGGCGGAGTATAAATTGGGCGATGCGATTCCGGTAGAAAAGAATAAAGGACTTTTGTTGATTATTGAATAG
- a CDS encoding aryl-sulfate sulfotransferase — translation MKPIKAIIALIVVAIAVFAAYYYYAHQVDIENIEVSSPNNLPLNAAIQVKLNQAEAVYVEYWKEGDKQSYKTTVSNAAVQHNIPLMTLEPNTSYKFRVVIDRIIPIKSSEQSFKTRAQSPWMVHDWIKADHPHDEKALGNGMVLLCYRGFPGYMAMVDGKGTIRWYWQDEKLGVRLASLTPRGTILALLAPASKDEFNKPNQPSKKSTNASYYLRSGRIGFVGGTVLVEIDLTGKEIARIDLDKKGIIMHHDVQMDHNNNIVGIVRDFRIDDRPNHPKDTLWGDAILTMDMKGNILKKWSPWEKWDIQQDKKLDSLKHDRFHFNTISFDRDNNYLTSSPIENQVWKIDAKTGDILWKLGKGGDYKLKDQELFYFQHAPHITKTGELLLFDNGDFSPRDSTTANKQSRAIAFRLDQKNKTATVAYAAPIPKKQFTARMGSAYELDNGNLLQTSSKTGSVLVTDKTGKVLWELNAYFIPYRAIYVPEETWHKYRQN, via the coding sequence ATGAAACCAATTAAAGCAATTATTGCACTGATTGTGGTGGCTATAGCAGTATTTGCTGCTTACTATTATTATGCACATCAGGTTGACATTGAAAATATTGAGGTGAGCTCACCCAATAATTTGCCGCTCAACGCTGCTATTCAGGTGAAACTAAATCAGGCAGAAGCCGTGTATGTGGAGTATTGGAAAGAGGGGGATAAACAGTCTTATAAAACAACTGTTTCAAATGCTGCTGTTCAGCATAACATTCCGTTAATGACGCTTGAACCAAATACAAGTTATAAATTTAGGGTTGTCATAGACCGGATTATTCCCATAAAATCGAGCGAACAATCTTTTAAAACAAGAGCGCAATCGCCATGGATGGTGCACGACTGGATCAAGGCCGACCACCCTCATGATGAAAAGGCCCTAGGTAATGGCATGGTATTATTATGTTATCGCGGATTTCCGGGCTACATGGCCATGGTGGATGGTAAGGGGACGATTCGTTGGTATTGGCAGGACGAAAAGCTGGGCGTGCGTCTTGCTTCTTTGACCCCAAGGGGTACTATCCTTGCCTTATTGGCTCCAGCGAGTAAAGATGAATTCAACAAACCCAATCAGCCAAGCAAGAAATCGACCAATGCAAGTTATTATTTAAGAAGCGGCCGTATCGGATTTGTCGGTGGGACGGTACTTGTTGAAATTGATCTTACGGGTAAAGAAATAGCACGTATCGATTTGGATAAAAAAGGGATCATCATGCACCATGACGTGCAGATGGATCACAACAATAATATCGTCGGTATCGTGCGGGATTTTAGGATCGACGATCGGCCCAACCATCCAAAAGATACCCTTTGGGGTGATGCGATTTTGACGATGGATATGAAAGGTAATATCTTGAAGAAATGGTCTCCCTGGGAAAAATGGGATATTCAGCAGGATAAAAAATTAGACAGCCTGAAGCATGACCGATTTCATTTTAATACCATTTCCTTCGATCGTGACAACAATTATTTGACTTCTTCACCAATTGAAAATCAGGTCTGGAAAATTGATGCCAAAACTGGTGATATTCTCTGGAAATTGGGAAAGGGTGGCGATTATAAATTAAAGGACCAGGAACTGTTTTATTTCCAGCATGCACCGCATATCACAAAAACTGGTGAGCTGTTGCTCTTTGACAATGGTGATTTTTCTCCGCGTGACAGTACAACAGCCAATAAGCAATCACGGGCGATCGCTTTTAGGCTTGATCAAAAGAATAAAACGGCAACAGTAGCTTATGCGGCCCCAATTCCTAAAAAGCAGTTTACAGCAAGAATGGGCAGTGCCTATGAACTGGATAATGGTAATTTACTGCAGACTAGCTCAAAAACAGGTAGTGTATTGGTGACGGATAAAACAGGAAAAGTGCTTTGGGAATTAAACGCTTATTTTATTCCGTATCGCGCTATTTATGTGCCTGAGGAAACCTGGCATAAATACAGACAAAACTAA